One window from the genome of Rhodopseudomonas sp. P2A-2r encodes:
- a CDS encoding lectin produces MTISRLGLCAGALAVSLAAGKPAVAQGADTSFFVTSMGIGNGGNLGGLAGADNQCQTLAQAAGAGARTWRAYLSTQAADGKPAINARDRIGAGPWKNAKGVVIAKDVAELHGANNLSKQTALSEKGEVINGRGDTPNRHDILTGSQADGTAFAGTEDRTCKNWTSSTQGSAMLGHADRTGLNDEPPAKSWNTSHPSRGPDGGCSQADLKSTGGDGLLYCFATN; encoded by the coding sequence ATGACGATCTCGCGCCTTGGCCTGTGCGCCGGCGCCCTTGCAGTCAGTCTTGCCGCCGGGAAGCCTGCTGTGGCGCAAGGCGCCGACACCAGCTTCTTTGTCACCAGCATGGGCATCGGCAATGGCGGCAATCTCGGCGGTCTCGCCGGTGCCGACAACCAGTGCCAGACGCTGGCGCAGGCCGCTGGCGCGGGCGCCAGGACGTGGCGCGCTTATCTGTCGACCCAGGCTGCCGACGGCAAGCCGGCGATCAACGCGCGCGATCGCATCGGCGCTGGACCATGGAAAAATGCCAAAGGCGTCGTGATCGCCAAGGACGTCGCCGAATTGCATGGCGCCAACAATCTGTCCAAACAGACCGCCCTGAGCGAAAAGGGCGAGGTCATCAACGGACGCGGCGACACGCCGAACCGCCATGACATCCTGACCGGATCGCAAGCCGACGGCACCGCGTTTGCCGGCACCGAGGACCGTACCTGCAAGAACTGGACGAGCAGCACCCAGGGCTCCGCCATGCTTGGCCATGCCGACCGCACCGGCCTCAACGATGAACCGCCGGCGAAGTCCTGGAACACCTCGCATCCGTCGCGCGGTCCCGATGGCGGCTGCTCCCAGGCCGACCTGAAGAGCACCGGCGGCGATGGGTTGCTGTACTGTTTCGCCACGAATTGA
- a CDS encoding glutathione S-transferase produces the protein MAYELYYWPTIQGRGEYVRLALEEAGADYSDVARGKGGTAAMMKMMEAKGGTPPFAPPFLKSGRLVIGQTANILLYLGSRHGLAPKTEAGRLWVHQLQLTVTDFVAEVHDTHHPIATSLYYEDQKGPAKQRAADFLKQRVPKYLGYFERVLKSSGGAYLTGRKLSYADLSLFQIVEGMRYAFPKRMKRFEREIPALIALHDRVATRPNIKAYLSSERRIAFNEDGIFRHYKALDR, from the coding sequence ATGGCTTACGAACTGTACTACTGGCCGACTATCCAGGGCCGCGGCGAATACGTCCGTCTGGCGCTGGAAGAGGCCGGCGCTGACTACAGCGACGTCGCCCGCGGCAAGGGCGGCACGGCGGCGATGATGAAGATGATGGAGGCGAAGGGCGGCACGCCGCCCTTCGCGCCGCCCTTCCTCAAAAGCGGCAGGCTGGTGATCGGCCAGACCGCCAATATCCTGCTCTATCTCGGGTCGCGCCATGGCCTGGCACCGAAGACGGAGGCCGGCCGGCTCTGGGTGCATCAGTTGCAGCTGACGGTCACGGACTTCGTTGCCGAAGTGCACGATACCCATCATCCGATCGCGACCTCGCTGTATTATGAGGACCAGAAAGGGCCGGCAAAGCAACGCGCGGCGGATTTCCTCAAGCAACGGGTGCCGAAATATCTCGGTTACTTCGAGCGGGTGTTGAAGAGCAGCGGCGGGGCATATCTCACCGGGCGGAAGCTCAGCTACGCCGACCTGTCGCTGTTCCAGATCGTCGAGGGCATGCGCTATGCGTTTCCGAAGCGGATGAAGCGCTTCGAGCGGGAGATTCCCGCCTTGATCGCGCTGCATGACCGCGTCGCGACGCGCCCGAATATCAAGGCCTACCTCTCAAGTGAGCGCCGCATCGCCTTCAACGAAGACGGCATCTTCAGGCACTACAAGGCGCTGGATCGCTGA
- a CDS encoding type II toxin-antitoxin system RelE/ParE family toxin, which produces MGHPGRFPGTREWVVPRLPYVLVYEIDQKRDRIVIAAIFHTAQDRDRE; this is translated from the coding sequence ATGGGGCATCCCGGCCGCTTTCCGGGCACGCGGGAGTGGGTGGTTCCGCGGCTACCCTACGTACTGGTCTATGAGATTGACCAGAAGCGCGATCGGATCGTCATAGCCGCGATATTCCACACCGCACAGGATCGCGATCGCGAGTGA
- a CDS encoding SH3 domain-containing protein gives MTRFAILLTCITLAAAAHAQPAPPTTPEWFASAAARLPAGYVAGQVFHIDKANAESPVAYLAAYPADANKPTTAASAFEPGDMLVATLARVDGRLAAVTGELRPRDPGLTGNIPRENSAARTEADYRVLHAELLTRRSDLPAGVMPCDLRAWTADTDRRGLNVRAQPDARSTVLGTLPAPYKFKSKGENVPDGGWLTEFTILGFKDGWFLIEGATPPGKDYEDPRVYPRNHPRPYAGRGWVAANKVGANYANGDTRMGGLFQAPHIDAQWLPATGDGGSPISADGGPKKLLACSGFWALVQSYDGVRGWWRRLCSSQVTNCS, from the coding sequence ATGACCCGGTTTGCCATTCTCCTGACTTGCATCACCCTCGCAGCAGCCGCGCACGCGCAGCCGGCGCCGCCGACCACGCCCGAATGGTTCGCCAGCGCCGCTGCGAGGCTGCCCGCCGGTTACGTCGCCGGCCAGGTGTTCCATATTGATAAGGCAAACGCGGAATCGCCCGTCGCCTACCTCGCCGCCTATCCCGCCGACGCCAACAAGCCAACCACGGCGGCCAGCGCGTTCGAGCCCGGCGACATGCTGGTGGCGACGTTGGCACGCGTCGATGGGCGCCTCGCCGCCGTGACCGGCGAGCTTCGCCCGCGCGATCCCGGTCTGACCGGCAACATCCCGCGCGAGAACAGCGCCGCGCGCACCGAGGCAGACTATCGCGTGCTGCACGCCGAATTGCTGACGCGGCGCAGCGATTTGCCGGCAGGCGTCATGCCGTGCGACCTGCGGGCCTGGACAGCCGATACCGATCGCCGGGGCCTCAACGTCCGCGCGCAGCCGGACGCCAGGTCCACCGTGCTAGGCACGCTGCCGGCGCCGTACAAGTTCAAGAGCAAGGGCGAGAACGTCCCCGACGGCGGCTGGCTGACGGAGTTCACCATCCTCGGCTTCAAGGATGGCTGGTTCCTGATCGAGGGCGCAACGCCGCCGGGCAAGGACTACGAGGACCCGCGCGTCTATCCGCGCAACCACCCCAGGCCCTATGCCGGCCGCGGCTGGGTCGCGGCGAACAAGGTCGGCGCCAACTATGCCAATGGCGACACCCGCATGGGCGGGCTGTTTCAGGCGCCGCACATCGACGCGCAATGGCTGCCGGCGACCGGCGATGGCGGCAGCCCCATCAGCGCCGATGGCGGTCCCAAGAAGCTGCTCGCCTGCAGCGGCTTCTGGGCGCTGGTGCAAAGCTATGACGGCGTCCGCGGCTGGTGGCGGCGGCTGTGCTCAAGCCAGGTGACCAACTGCAGTTGA
- a CDS encoding sulfatase-like hydrolase/transferase codes for MILTISIAVAVGALWLAERSFAHLGFAIAALCFNAALILLVVADLERAILLSAILTIAIFGASRVKYSHSGLKLIVTDFPLMFAGTVPFFVIQYPLAVAAVIAGGIGFVLAAGAASLYVTGTPVSFELRVLIVAVAFVALAATYRISGGPGAFQRIAAQPRCFFSTFIASLLDPFSWRPVGGLALIDIASEQLPLMPPAAARSPDSPDIIVIQHESIFDPRIYGLPVEPLVEGFLSPPAGRSGHLNVDIFGGGSWQSEFSLLTGLSSASFGSNAYFLFKRGVGRFKNTLPHALAALGYKTTLTSSCRRSFLNYDEFYSAIGMGERIFTDDLPAPFDVDRFETTNSDAMFLDAAVAAHAQRIAGDAAPQFLYLLTNFNHGPHSRRLVAPGQFEGERAFATASLPDTQYAEYYARLAETAATWSKLKTELAARFPERPMLIVHYGDHQPVMTRRIEAKLRLAADPRRQFRTFYAIESLNDRSGRLAAGRGPDLDIAFLGTVALQHAGLPLDEVFATRASLLAHCGQAYFASPSERKRQFHRTLVARGIIDLA; via the coding sequence ATGATATTGACCATTTCGATTGCGGTCGCCGTCGGCGCCCTTTGGCTGGCAGAGCGCAGCTTCGCGCATCTCGGGTTTGCGATCGCGGCACTGTGCTTCAATGCGGCGCTGATCCTGCTCGTTGTCGCAGACCTCGAACGTGCGATCCTGCTCAGCGCAATTCTGACGATCGCCATCTTCGGCGCATCGCGCGTCAAGTATAGTCACAGCGGTTTGAAATTGATCGTGACGGATTTTCCGCTGATGTTTGCGGGCACCGTGCCGTTCTTCGTGATTCAGTATCCGCTTGCGGTCGCAGCGGTGATCGCGGGTGGCATTGGGTTCGTACTCGCCGCCGGCGCGGCTTCGCTCTACGTCACCGGGACGCCAGTGTCGTTCGAACTTCGCGTTCTCATCGTCGCCGTTGCCTTCGTCGCCCTGGCGGCAACTTATCGGATCAGCGGCGGGCCCGGCGCGTTTCAGCGCATCGCAGCCCAGCCGCGTTGTTTCTTCTCGACCTTCATCGCGTCGCTGCTCGATCCGTTTTCCTGGCGGCCGGTCGGCGGGCTGGCGCTGATCGACATCGCCAGCGAGCAGCTGCCCCTGATGCCGCCTGCCGCGGCGCGTTCGCCCGATAGTCCCGACATCATCGTCATCCAGCATGAGTCGATCTTCGATCCCCGCATCTACGGGCTGCCGGTCGAGCCCCTTGTCGAGGGATTTCTGTCGCCCCCTGCTGGCCGCTCGGGACATCTCAACGTCGACATTTTCGGCGGCGGATCGTGGCAATCCGAATTCAGCCTGCTCACTGGCCTTTCCAGCGCGAGCTTCGGCTCGAACGCCTATTTTCTTTTCAAGCGGGGTGTCGGCCGGTTCAAAAACACCCTGCCGCATGCGCTCGCCGCACTCGGCTACAAGACGACGCTGACATCGAGCTGCCGTCGCAGCTTTCTCAACTATGACGAATTCTATTCCGCCATCGGCATGGGCGAACGGATCTTCACCGACGATCTTCCAGCGCCGTTCGACGTCGACCGCTTCGAAACGACCAACTCCGATGCGATGTTTCTCGACGCCGCCGTTGCGGCGCATGCACAGCGCATCGCAGGCGACGCCGCGCCGCAGTTTCTGTATCTGCTGACCAACTTCAACCACGGCCCTCACAGCCGCCGGCTGGTCGCGCCCGGGCAATTCGAGGGCGAACGCGCCTTCGCCACCGCCAGTCTTCCCGATACGCAGTATGCGGAGTACTACGCCCGCCTTGCGGAAACGGCCGCGACCTGGAGCAAGCTCAAGACAGAACTGGCAGCCCGATTTCCCGAACGCCCCATGCTGATTGTCCATTACGGCGACCATCAGCCTGTGATGACACGGCGGATCGAGGCAAAGCTCCGGCTAGCGGCCGACCCGCGACGCCAGTTTCGCACCTTCTACGCCATCGAGAGCTTGAACGATCGGTCAGGTCGCCTCGCCGCTGGCCGCGGCCCCGACCTCGACATCGCCTTTCTCGGAACCGTGGCCCTGCAGCACGCGGGTCTGCCGCTCGACGAGGTCTTTGCCACGCGCGCCAGCCTGCTTGCACATTGCGGCCAGGCCTATTTTGCGTCGCCGTCTGAACGAAAACGCCAATTTCACCGGACGCTGGTCGCGCGCGGCATCATCGATCTCGCGTGA
- a CDS encoding inner membrane-spanning protein YciB: MANVFRQLFVDFFSAIVFLAVYAVTGDVLIATGVAIAGSIAQFVHARLTGKKLEFMTYAILAVVVVLGCATLLTSDPRFVLMKPSIGHFAVGLVMLQRGWMLRYLPPIVTDNIPEYANAAGYAWAALMFALGIGNIAIAMTGDIKLWAFYISVVAIGAKIVAFAIQYVVFRVIIARRLRAAATRA, from the coding sequence ATGGCCAACGTCTTCCGCCAGCTCTTTGTCGATTTCTTTTCGGCTATCGTGTTCCTGGCCGTCTATGCCGTCACCGGCGACGTGCTGATCGCGACAGGCGTGGCCATCGCGGGCAGCATCGCGCAGTTCGTTCATGCCCGCCTCACCGGCAAAAAGCTCGAATTTATGACTTATGCGATCCTGGCCGTGGTCGTCGTGCTGGGCTGCGCAACACTTCTGACCAGCGATCCGCGCTTCGTGCTGATGAAGCCGAGCATCGGGCATTTCGCCGTCGGTCTGGTGATGTTGCAGCGCGGCTGGATGCTGCGCTATCTGCCGCCGATCGTCACCGACAACATTCCCGAATACGCCAACGCGGCCGGCTACGCCTGGGCCGCGCTGATGTTTGCGCTCGGCATCGGCAACATCGCAATCGCGATGACCGGGGACATCAAGCTGTGGGCGTTCTATATTTCAGTGGTTGCCATCGGCGCCAAGATCGTCGCCTTCGCCATCCAGTACGTCGTATTCCGCGTCATCATTGCGCGCCGCCTGCGGGCTGCCGCAACACGCGCCTGA
- a CDS encoding TetR/AcrR family transcriptional regulator has translation MTSGPTTRRTAPAKPRSARKAAPTRGGGSAGATNPPAAGDSYHHGDLPEALLKAAEIVLERDGLQGLTLRAVAREAGVSHAAPTHHFGDLSGLVSELAAIGFRSFNAAMVAAGATGATPLQSALARAKAYLAYAREHRGMYLLMFRTERLDMTRPALREAANASFAGLASVVGARRDDHIDAEALTIEQAAQIARAWSLVHGYTMLALDGRLTDILSRLPEGTDAEALFVEMLKITVVKPD, from the coding sequence ATGACCTCCGGACCGACCACCCGCCGCACAGCTCCTGCAAAGCCCCGTTCAGCGAGGAAAGCAGCGCCGACACGAGGTGGTGGGTCGGCCGGCGCGACCAATCCGCCTGCTGCGGGCGACAGCTACCACCACGGCGATCTGCCGGAGGCGTTGCTGAAAGCAGCCGAGATCGTGCTCGAACGCGACGGCCTGCAAGGCTTGACGCTGCGCGCCGTGGCCCGCGAGGCGGGCGTGTCGCACGCTGCTCCGACTCATCATTTCGGCGATCTCAGCGGGCTGGTCAGCGAACTCGCGGCCATCGGCTTTCGCAGTTTCAACGCCGCCATGGTGGCCGCCGGCGCCACCGGCGCGACGCCGCTGCAAAGCGCGCTGGCGCGTGCCAAGGCCTATCTCGCTTATGCCCGCGAACATCGCGGCATGTATCTGCTGATGTTCCGTACCGAACGGCTCGACATGACCCGTCCTGCGCTCCGCGAGGCCGCCAATGCATCGTTCGCGGGACTGGCCAGCGTGGTCGGCGCACGGCGCGACGATCATATCGATGCGGAGGCGCTGACCATCGAGCAGGCGGCGCAGATTGCCCGCGCCTGGTCGCTGGTCCACGGCTACACCATGCTGGCCCTCGACGGTCGATTGACCGACATCCTGAGCCGGCTGCCGGAGGGGACCGACGCCGAGGCCCTGTTCGTCGAGATGCTCAAGATCACCGTGGTCAAGCCGGATTGA
- a CDS encoding helix-turn-helix domain-containing protein, with the protein MTTPFATAASATRPARIGEHLRAWRQRRRLSQLDLAGDAEISTRHLSFVETGRAAPSRDMVLRLAERLEVPLRERNVLLVAAGFAPAFPQRALDDPALRAARQAIDLVLKAHEPNPALAIDRHWNLVSANRMVMPLLEGIAPRLLGQPLNVLRLSFHPEALASRTVNLGDWCAHLLERLHRQCEATADPELIRLHQELKAYPVPARRGPVAADTVAVPFIMRLGADVLSFISTTMMFGTPLDITLSEIAVETFFPADASTADRLRAMAAALDG; encoded by the coding sequence ATGACAACGCCATTCGCCACCGCCGCATCGGCCACCCGCCCCGCCCGCATCGGCGAGCACTTGCGCGCCTGGCGGCAGCGCCGCCGGCTCAGCCAGCTCGATCTGGCCGGCGATGCCGAGATCTCCACCCGCCACCTTAGCTTCGTCGAGACCGGCCGGGCCGCACCGTCGCGCGACATGGTGCTGCGGCTCGCCGAGCGGCTTGAGGTGCCCTTGCGCGAGCGCAACGTGCTGCTGGTCGCAGCGGGCTTTGCGCCCGCGTTTCCGCAGCGCGCGCTGGACGATCCGGCGCTGCGGGCCGCGCGGCAGGCGATCGATCTGGTATTGAAGGCGCACGAGCCGAATCCGGCGCTGGCGATCGACCGGCACTGGAATCTGGTGTCGGCCAACCGCATGGTGATGCCGCTGCTGGAGGGCATCGCGCCGCGCCTGTTGGGGCAGCCGCTCAACGTGCTGCGGCTCAGCTTTCATCCGGAGGCGCTGGCGTCGCGCACCGTCAATCTCGGCGACTGGTGCGCGCATCTGCTGGAGCGGCTGCACCGCCAGTGCGAGGCCACCGCGGATCCCGAACTGATCCGGCTGCACCAGGAGTTGAAAGCCTATCCGGTGCCGGCGCGCCGCGGGCCGGTGGCCGCCGACACGGTGGCGGTGCCGTTCATCATGCGGCTCGGCGCCGACGTACTCAGCTTCATTTCCACCACCATGATGTTCGGCACGCCGCTCGATATCACCCTGTCGGAGATTGCGGTGGAGACGTTCTTTCCGGCGGACGCCTCGACTGCAGATCGACTGCGGGCGATGGCCGCCGCCCTCGACGGCTGA
- a CDS encoding c-type cytochrome, with product MPSFPAKSHRVSLALAAIAACLFGAGMARAQNAPPLIWTAPEVGALPDDDNGRLVRRGRDLVTATYAHIGPEVSDPAKRYAGNNLACSNCHLQAGTKKFGLPIFGLFELFPQYSARLGAEITIEDRVNSCMLRSMNGRALPNDSAEMQAFVAYIRFLSTGVPAGKILPGLGVGSISELKGAADPVRGNALYVEKCQSCHNTDGSGIRRSLPTTDLGYMMPPLWGPDSFNNGAGMARLITAANFLHSNMPHGADYLNPRLTGEQAWDLAAYMISQPRPVKSGLDKDFPDLSKKPVDAPYGPYADGFSERQHTYGPFGPIRKALAKLKAKQPTAVPRP from the coding sequence ATGCCGTCATTTCCTGCCAAGTCTCATCGTGTTTCGCTTGCCCTCGCAGCGATCGCCGCCTGCCTGTTCGGCGCCGGCATGGCCCGCGCGCAAAATGCGCCGCCGCTGATCTGGACCGCACCGGAAGTCGGCGCCTTGCCGGATGACGACAACGGGCGGCTGGTGCGTCGCGGCCGCGATCTGGTCACCGCGACCTACGCCCATATCGGACCCGAGGTCTCCGATCCCGCCAAGCGCTACGCCGGCAACAATCTCGCCTGCAGCAATTGCCATCTGCAGGCCGGCACCAAGAAGTTCGGTCTGCCGATCTTCGGCCTGTTCGAACTGTTTCCGCAATACAGCGCGCGGCTCGGCGCAGAGATCACCATCGAGGATCGCGTCAACTCCTGCATGCTGCGCAGCATGAACGGGCGCGCTTTGCCGAATGACAGCGCGGAGATGCAGGCCTTCGTCGCCTATATCCGCTTTCTCTCCACCGGTGTGCCGGCCGGAAAAATCCTGCCGGGGCTGGGCGTCGGGTCGATCTCGGAGCTGAAGGGCGCTGCCGATCCGGTGCGCGGCAATGCGCTCTATGTCGAGAAATGCCAGTCGTGCCACAACACCGACGGCTCCGGGATCCGCCGCAGCCTGCCGACCACCGATCTCGGCTACATGATGCCGCCGCTGTGGGGACCGGACAGTTTCAACAACGGCGCCGGCATGGCGCGGCTGATCACCGCGGCAAACTTCCTGCACTCCAACATGCCGCACGGCGCCGACTATCTGAATCCGCGGCTGACCGGCGAACAGGCCTGGGATCTCGCCGCCTACATGATCTCGCAGCCGCGCCCGGTGAAGTCCGGGCTCGACAAGGATTTCCCCGACCTGTCGAAGAAGCCGGTGGATGCGCCTTACGGACCCTATGCGGACGGGTTCAGCGAAAGGCAGCACACCTACGGCCCGTTTGGGCCGATCCGCAAAGCACTCGCCAAATTAAAGGCGAAGCAGCCGACCGCGGTGCCGCGCCCGTAG
- a CDS encoding GGDEF domain-containing protein, producing MAIGLGLLIGNGMSKSLRQLTCAVNAMQNGTLDQQVNITSRDEVGVLAHAFNAMSRDLAASHRKLLEPHLTISRQAEQLAEMAIRDSLTGLHNRRHFDDVAQAMYDQSQRYGHPFVIVLADIDHFKRINDGFSHATGDAVLREVGMLLCRHIRSSDIVARYGGEEFAFAFPESTIDAAVDCCERLRNDIASHSWRTIHPDLAVTMSFGVTADMSAGGVEGMIAAADHLLYAAKVQGRNRVCRYDRHEAPVAEVTAEPALQSQ from the coding sequence ATGGCCATCGGTCTCGGATTGCTTATAGGCAACGGTATGAGCAAGTCGCTGCGCCAACTGACTTGTGCGGTCAATGCCATGCAGAACGGGACCCTGGATCAGCAGGTCAACATTACGTCACGCGACGAAGTCGGTGTTCTGGCGCACGCCTTCAACGCCATGAGCCGCGACCTCGCCGCAAGCCACCGCAAGCTGCTGGAACCGCATCTCACGATCAGCCGGCAGGCCGAACAGCTTGCCGAAATGGCTATTCGCGACTCGCTTACCGGACTGCACAACCGTCGTCACTTCGACGACGTTGCGCAGGCGATGTATGACCAGTCGCAAAGATATGGCCATCCCTTCGTGATCGTCCTCGCCGATATCGATCACTTCAAGCGCATCAACGACGGGTTTTCACACGCCACGGGCGACGCCGTGCTGCGCGAGGTCGGGATGTTGTTGTGCCGGCATATCCGTTCGTCGGACATCGTTGCGCGCTATGGCGGCGAGGAATTTGCCTTTGCCTTCCCCGAAAGCACCATCGACGCTGCCGTGGACTGTTGCGAGCGGCTGCGGAACGACATCGCTTCCCATTCCTGGCGGACTATCCACCCCGATCTGGCCGTCACCATGAGCTTCGGCGTCACCGCCGACATGTCCGCCGGTGGCGTGGAGGGTATGATCGCCGCAGCCGACCACCTGCTTTATGCGGCGAAGGTCCAAGGTCGCAATCGGGTGTGCCGGTACGATCGACACGAAGCCCCCGTCGCCGAAGTGACCGCCGAACCGGCGCTGCAAAGTCAATAG
- a CDS encoding DoxX family protein — MWLTGDDFRIKAENFDLTKGLNILRIICGAFLFPHVAGKFAAGAVSAGTAGFFAKAGFHPPEVWVLIAAAAETAAGVALVLGICTRFVALGAVALLLFAVYALQVVKGFGWTWNTGGYEYPVFWAIASLVVAIEAWKEKLKQAVPARADGAVKLA, encoded by the coding sequence ATGTGGCTTACTGGTGATGACTTTCGCATCAAGGCTGAAAACTTCGACCTGACAAAGGGGCTGAACATTCTCCGCATCATTTGCGGTGCATTTCTATTCCCACATGTCGCCGGAAAATTCGCGGCGGGCGCGGTGTCCGCAGGGACTGCCGGCTTCTTCGCCAAGGCGGGCTTTCATCCGCCGGAGGTCTGGGTGCTGATCGCCGCCGCCGCCGAAACAGCCGCGGGGGTGGCGCTGGTGCTCGGCATCTGCACACGCTTCGTCGCGCTGGGTGCTGTCGCACTGCTGCTGTTCGCCGTCTATGCGCTACAGGTTGTGAAGGGCTTCGGCTGGACCTGGAATACCGGGGGCTATGAATATCCGGTGTTCTGGGCAATCGCTTCACTGGTTGTCGCCATCGAGGCATGGAAAGAGAAACTGAAGCAGGCGGTCCCGGCGCGCGCCGACGGTGCCGTCAAGCTAGCCTGA
- a CDS encoding DsbA family protein: MSTTKPLQIDIVSDVVCPWCYIGKRRIENALALTPDVPVEVNWRPFFLNPWIPREGIDRSTYLETKFGSVEAYKGIAGRVVAAADEEGLSYRPDSVKRQPNTIDCHRLIHWAEASGKSAAVKQRLMELYFRDGGDLTQSETLVQAAADCGLDGEAVRRRLATDEDVTLISEQAKEASDKGISGVPTFVLAGKYAISGAQPADQLARAIRQVSAEVNAQAAE, encoded by the coding sequence ATGAGCACGACCAAGCCGCTCCAGATCGACATCGTTTCCGACGTGGTCTGTCCATGGTGCTACATCGGCAAGCGTCGCATCGAGAATGCGCTGGCACTGACGCCCGATGTTCCGGTCGAGGTGAACTGGCGGCCGTTTTTTCTCAATCCGTGGATTCCGCGTGAGGGCATCGATCGCTCCACCTACCTTGAAACCAAGTTCGGTTCGGTCGAGGCCTACAAGGGCATCGCGGGACGCGTGGTTGCTGCCGCCGATGAAGAGGGACTGAGCTATCGGCCGGATTCGGTAAAGCGCCAGCCCAACACCATCGATTGCCACCGCCTGATCCACTGGGCCGAGGCGTCGGGAAAATCCGCCGCGGTGAAGCAGCGGCTGATGGAACTGTATTTTCGCGATGGCGGCGATCTCACCCAGTCCGAGACGCTGGTCCAGGCGGCAGCGGATTGCGGCCTCGATGGCGAGGCGGTGCGCCGGCGGCTTGCCACCGACGAGGACGTGACGCTGATCTCGGAGCAGGCCAAGGAGGCGTCCGACAAGGGCATCTCCGGCGTGCCGACCTTCGTGCTCGCGGGGAAGTATGCGATCTCCGGCGCGCAACCCGCCGATCAGCTCGCCCGTGCCATCCGGCAGGTATCGGCCGAGGTTAATGCGCAGGCCGCGGAGTAA
- a CDS encoding GNAT family N-acetyltransferase encodes MDGSLSDAVDSTAAQGRRAPLPLLTAIAPEPWRVLAARAIEPNGYYLPDWELAVNASARGRTGVHVLTAWSHAADTGHDTAPRLSGLLPVVSAWDAYRLPLQALVSADPYGTLGTPPIDRDIATEAISGLLQRARTAGAHALVLRNMSLDGPAMQAFTEVLRQQGLAPRVLQSHARACLDATRDADDLLRDALGTKKLKELRRLRNRLAEHGDVTFRVARTPADVSTELEVFLELEASGWKAKRGTALRQDEGDAAFIRRATAALAAHDRCEIVILRAGATPVAGAIVLRHQDRAFYFKIGIDERFAKLSPGVQLTLDLTRHLCADPSIRTADSTANAGHPMIDPIWRDRLSIGDVLLPLRRRDLQVELVHAALAARLLCRGALRGGLHAFRKVLHRMR; translated from the coding sequence ATGGATGGCTCCCTGAGCGATGCGGTCGATTCGACCGCCGCACAGGGTCGTCGCGCGCCTTTGCCGCTGCTGACGGCGATCGCCCCCGAACCATGGCGTGTCCTCGCCGCGCGCGCGATCGAGCCGAATGGATACTACCTTCCCGACTGGGAGCTGGCGGTGAACGCCTCGGCGCGCGGGCGCACCGGCGTACACGTCCTGACCGCCTGGAGCCACGCCGCTGACACCGGTCACGACACCGCGCCGCGCCTGTCCGGCCTGTTGCCGGTCGTCTCGGCTTGGGACGCCTACAGGCTGCCCCTCCAGGCACTGGTGAGCGCCGATCCCTATGGCACGCTGGGCACGCCGCCGATCGACCGCGACATCGCGACTGAGGCCATCTCCGGTTTGCTGCAGCGGGCCCGCACCGCCGGCGCGCACGCGCTGGTGCTGCGCAACATGTCGCTCGACGGCCCGGCCATGCAGGCATTCACCGAAGTGCTGCGACAGCAGGGCCTCGCACCGCGCGTGCTGCAGTCCCACGCCCGCGCTTGTCTCGATGCGACGCGCGACGCCGACGACCTGCTGCGCGACGCGCTCGGCACCAAGAAGCTGAAGGAACTGCGGCGGCTGCGCAACCGTCTGGCCGAACATGGCGACGTGACCTTCAGGGTGGCGCGAACGCCGGCCGACGTCAGCACCGAGCTGGAAGTGTTCCTGGAGCTGGAGGCGAGCGGCTGGAAGGCCAAGCGTGGCACCGCGCTGCGCCAGGATGAGGGCGACGCCGCCTTCATCCGCCGCGCGACCGCGGCGCTGGCCGCGCACGATCGGTGCGAGATCGTTATCCTGCGCGCCGGCGCGACGCCTGTCGCCGGCGCGATCGTGCTGCGACACCAGGACCGCGCGTTCTATTTCAAGATCGGTATCGACGAACGCTTCGCCAAACTGTCACCGGGCGTCCAACTGACACTCGACCTGACCCGCCACCTCTGCGCGGACCCCTCCATCCGAACGGCCGACTCCACCGCCAATGCCGGCCATCCGATGATCGATCCGATCTGGCGCGACCGGCTGTCCATCGGCGATGTGCTGCTTCCGTTGCGCCGGCGCGATCTGCAGGTCGAGCTTGTTCATGCCGCGCTGGCAGCGCGCCTTCTATGCCGGGGAGCGCTGCGCGGCGGCCTTCATGCATTCCGGAAAGTTCTGCACAGAATGCGCTGA